DNA from Solanum stenotomum isolate F172 chromosome 3, ASM1918654v1, whole genome shotgun sequence:
TGTCTTGTCACTGAGTCAATATATGCAAACTCCTCGGGAATCCCACTTTAATGCAGCTCTCCGTGTTCTCCGGTATCTTCGCACAGACCTGGCCAAGGAATCCTTCTTTCATCAGATCCGTCTTTTGAGTTGCTGGCTTTCTGCGATGCTGATTGGGCTTCCTGCAGGGATAGCAGACGTTCTATTAGTGGATATTTCATTACTCTTGGTGGAGCTCCTGTGTCCTGGAAATCAAAGAAACAGGTCTCAATCTCATTATCTTCTGCTGAGGCGGAGTACAGGTCTATGAGAAGGGTTACTGCTGAAATTACCTGGCTTGTTCGTCTTCTTGACGATCTTTCGATACCTCCGTCTTTACCTATCACAGTTCACTCCGATAGCCAGGCAGCTATTCACATCGCGAAGAACCCAGTTTTCCACGAAAGAACAAAGCATGTTGAGTTAGATTGTCATTTTGTGCGACAACAGTTCATTTCTGGGCTAATCACACTCTCTTTTGTTCCGTCCAATCAACAGCTCGCCGATATCTTTACCAAACCTTTATCCGGTGACTCTCACCGTTTTCTACTACACAAATTAGGGGTTTCATCACCCTCCAATTTGAGGGGGGATATTGACAAAGAACCATCATCTTCCTCATTTTTGAATGAAGGAAGTGTTACAAGAATTGGAGAAGAAACAACGAAGAGGAAGCCTCAGATTTCAGACAAGAGAAATGCTTCCTCTTCCAAATCAAAGTATAAATCTGAAGCTGATGTGGAACAATCAGGGCCTTTGATCAGAGATACAAAGATGAGATCATGGCCATTGGATCAGAGGACACCTGTACAGAAAAGGGAAGCTTCCAAGAAGCTCAGCTCACGTGATAAACATGTGAAGGAATAAGTTTGTTAATTTTGTACAAATAAAAGAATGACAAGTGTATAGttggttattttcttttatttatttttcatttaatctCAGTTGTAAATACGGGTACATATACCAAGTTTTAGGGGATATACAAGATCAGAAAATTTCCAATCCTTCTGCTCAAATTCTTTCANCGTTTTCAGAATATGAAACTTATCGAGGACAATTGtaaatgaatgatgaatatttataatattagtaatattattgaaagttttaaatttgttaactTCATGCTTTTAGTGTGGACTGAGGATttgtaatatcttattatttatgttttattgattgatttatgatagaTATTGaaagacaaataatttaatcaaatataaaattaatttaatcaataaatCTATTTGGCCCACGAACTCTAAATTCTGGATCCGTCACTGGTTGGAGTCCGATATCGACAAGGgctatttaattttcttgtatGAACTTGAGCAAGATCCATTTCTTATGATAAAGATCAGCAGAAGCTGCGACAAAGTTATCCCAACCCTATCAAATAGATATCACAGCcacatatttattattcttgGCCCTATTCACATCGTATCTAATTTCATGACTTACGCTAGAGTTAAATACTGATCAACCTTTAAAACAACCAACGCGATACTATTTTATATCTGTCTATTTTTACTCGTTTACTTTTGACATGACACattcttaagaaataataaataaaagaataattttattatatcaatgGTTAAATATAATAAAGGGCAGTGTTTTGAGAAGTACATTCAGAAATGACTATAGTTAATAATAaggataaattaaaaaaattaagtaataaattatgtcttgattttctaaactgaacaagtaaaagtaatCCAAGGGATTACAAAGACGTAGACATTAATAGCAAACACATATAGTCacataaattttagtttttcctCATTGACGGAGCTAGAATTTTcatcaaaagggtttcaaaatatgaaaaagtaaataCACTAATTAACTAGCTTAAAGGGCTTCAACatctatcatatatatatgaaaaataattttaaccatttataaataatatttttttttactgagGAGGTTTATCCAGCTAGTCTCAAGTTGACTCGGCCCCTTCTTTTCCCTCTAATATAGTAGTACTTACTCATACAATTAGTATCAAAGTCACCACAAAGGCAGATCAAGTTTGTGGTTGTAATTCTGTATGAATATAGTACTGTGTTGTTGTACATGTAAggattctatattttttttaaaaaaactctatGTTATAGTTCGTCCCTAGTACGGAATAGCATGTGGAGTGGAATAAATGTTAACAGTGGGTGTTGAGGGGAAGGATATGAGTGGGGGCAGTGAGGGGGAGGCCCCTACTCAGGAGGAAGGCGTGGGAGCCCATGCGCCTTCCATTTTTTTGTTGCCTAAAAAACTTACCCTTTATGCTCCGGACTCGTTACTTCTAAGCGCAAATGCCACGTCTACTCATGTATTAGCACGCTCAACCTACATGGAGGTGCTACAAAACCATTAAGCAATATATAGTTGTAAAAGAAGTCTGTATTAGGACAATTTATGTAGTATATCATAATTTGTTTTAGAAAACATGAAAACTCATAGGTTATATGTTGGACAGGAGCAAAATCTGTGGATGAAGATTTGAAAGAGCAGAAATCAGGTGTTACAGGCTCCGTAAGATGCCAAGAATTAAGGCGTATATTAAGAgtcaaaagtcatttttaacgaattaaagaaaaatattgttttaaatatttagttaatCGAACGtgaaaaaattagaataatttGCCTACAAACCAAAAATGTGAAATATTGCACACGGTACAAAATGCGGCTTAGacaaagccaaaaaaaaaaaagtatgatgTCGATAATAGTCCTCCAATAATAATAGAGatcaaattttttgagaaactACTTCAACTTGACATATAGCCAATTCCCTATAAATGACCTTCCTCATTATCTTCAGCTCTAGTAACAAACTAAGAAAATCAATTGTCCTCTCATACATTATTCTCAGCTTTGCCTAACTAAAACTATAGTTAGAAGagctgaatttttttttaaaaaaaatcggaTCAATCTTATAGACTTCACCACGAGAAGCTATGGAAGTGGATAAGGTACATGCAAAAGAGAAACCCAAGTATGGAGGAATTAAGGCCATGCCTTTCATTATAGGTAAATAGATTCCGATTTCAAGTTGTACTACTCACGTTTTGTTTAGGCCTCTTATTAGAATTTGACTTGCAGGAAATGAAACCTTTGAGAAACTGGGGACGCTTGGAACCTCATCGAATCTCCTGGTTTACTTAACCACTGTATTCCATATGAAGTCAATTAATGCTACTAACCTTGTTAATGTCTTCAATGGTACTTGCAATTTTGGTACTCTGCTTGGAGCGTTCTTATGTGACACTTATTTAGGTCGATACAAGACATTGGGAATCGCTTCTATATCTTCTTTCACggtacaaaaagaaaaaacttaacATGCTTACATTATATGTTGCAATTCATggtaaaaatttgaattttttttgtgtgtaaacAGGGGATGTTGTTTTTGACGCTGACAGCTGCAATCTCGAAACTGCATCCTCTTCATTGTGGAACTGCAGAAAATAGCATTTGCCTTGAACCAACAACAGGACAATTAGCTTTCTTACTATGTGGATTTGGTTTTCTAGTAGTAGGTGCTAGTGGTATTAGGCCATGCAATTTAGCTTTTGGGGCAGATCAATTCGATCCCAATACCGAATCAGGAAGAAGGGGAATTAACAGCTTCTTTAATTGGTACTACTTCACTTTCACTTTTGCCATGATGATATCATTGACTGTCATCGTCTACATTCAGTCGAGTGTGAGTTGGGCTATAGGATTGGCTATTCCAACATTTCTAATGTTCTTGTCATGCGTTTTCTTCTTCGTTGGTACCAAAATTTATGTCCATATTTTACCCGAGGGTAGTCCCTTGACAAGTATGGTGCAAGTGCTCGTAGCTGCAATACAGAAAAGGCGCTTAAAGTTACCAGAACAACCACAGAATACCTTGTTCAATCATGTTTCCAGCAAGAGTATCAACTCTGAACTTCCTTACACTGATCAATTTAGGTAATAATGAATGATCCTCTAGTCTACAATcatttgaccttttttttttcgtatttttttttgtggagctAAGACTAATAGAAGATAGAATTATGGTTCTGCAGGTTCCTGAATAAAGCGTCTATTTTAAGCCCCGCAGACAAAACAAACGAAGATGGATCAGCAGTCGATCCATGGAGACTTTGCAGCATCCAACAAGTGGAAGAAGTGAAATGTGTTGTAAGAGTATTTCCAATATGGACAGCAGGTTTGATATACTACGTTTTTCTAGTCCAAATGCAAACTTATGTAGTCTTTCAAACGCTGCAAAGCGACAGGAGCCTTTACAGTGCTAGTAAGTTCAAGATTCCAGCAGCATCATACTCGGTCTTCTCCATGTTGAGTTTGTCTATTTGGATACCTATCTATGACAGAATAATCGTTCCATTTCTCCGAAAAATCACCAAGAAAGAAGCTGGCATAACCGTCCTCCAAAAAATGGGGATCGGATTAGTAATTGCAGTTCTCACAATGCTAGTATCAGCTGTAGTGGAAACTCGACGAAGGGACATAGCACTTAGGCATCCAACACTAGGCATTGAACCAAGACGAGGCGGAATTTCAGCCATGTCTGCTAATTGGTTGATACCTCAACTAGCTCTTGCAGGGCTTTCTGAAGCATTCACTATCATAGCACAAGTTGAGTTTTTCTACAAGCAATTCCCGGAAAACATGAGGAGCTTTGCAGGTTCATTCTTGTTTTGTGGATTTGCATTGGCTAATTACATGAGTAGCTTGTTGATAACAATAGTTCACAAGACAACAAGAATATCAGATACAGAGAATTGGTTAGCAGAGGATCTAAACAAGGGGAGATTAGATTATTTTTACTACTTGGTTGCTGCATTGGAGGTTTTAGATTTTGGCTACTTTCTAATATGTGCCAAATGGTACAAGTACAAAGGAACACAAAATGATCAAAATCTTGAAGTCTCCATGGATAAATTACAACCCACAAAACCTCTAGTTTGATTCAACATTTTCTATTCTCttcttcttaataaaaatacatataaattcaGCCATGGTAATGTATATTTGATTGTGACACAAAATCGCACTCATGAGACTACAATCGGCAATACTTAATGATcaaactagttttttttttccaatgatTTTCATTTGATTTTCGATACTTATATTGGATTTGATTAAATTATGGATTCATGTCAAGAAGTCTGATATTAGGGTAAAACGCTCTAACATAGGCGACTTTATAATAAGACTCGAACTCAAACCATCTGATTATAGATGAAGGTGATAAGTATGGTATTTACATATTAGTTAATTTGTCTATTGGGGTTATTTATGGAATTGTATGGGTATCAACTCTCGcataaaataatagataaataatatACTTGTTGGTGATGTGACTGCTTcactttaaatatttggtcgttgtttgatataaaataatgttttcATAATGTAGAATGTGTTAAGTAAAAGCGTATAAATTTTGTAATAACATTAAGTAACACGATGCTGTAAATCATGATCAGAAGTATATAATCATATTTTACTTTCATGtgaacttattttcttttttatgaacattcaaaataaaattgatattagcAATTAGCATTAGATCAAACTGTATATTATTATTCCAATTATGCcataattagaaaaattaattcCGAAATATTTGTAATCAACTAATAGCGAAAAAACAAGGAACAATAttgttaaaaaacaaaaaacagctcatttttttttcctgaagGAGAAAAGTTCGACTTGTTTCTCTATAAATATCAAGTTCCTTTTTTCTCGTGGAAAAAAGATATCTGGGTCTTGCgaattaagaaattaataataaaagctTAAAGAGGTTTTTGCACGAATTACCCCCTATTTCAGAATGATCTTAATTTAGTCCCCACtgcaaaattaataataataaaaaattatgagcTAAAAGTACCCTCATTTATTTCGCTAGACATaagttttagaatttttttattttgttcgaTGTAAGTTTAATACCGATTAAATTATATGACACAAGTAATGTAATATCTAATTCACTCAGcataaatttagaaaatttatcTTATTCAACGTAAATTCTGTAGAATAAGTTATGCCTACTACGACATTACTTTGTGGGTTGTGAAATTGAACTTATGCCTTTATCATCATAAGTTTTGTAGAACCTAAGTTATGCGTCGTAACTTGTGGATTTTCTGAACTGCACTTATGCCAATTGCCGGCATATTTCATTAACTTGTTATGTGTTGTAAAACATACCTTGTGTTATATTATAataccaaaatataaattaatatcttatgattttgtttttgtttatttgttgttaAGGATGTTTTTGatcacttttttattatttaaaatttgaaggaaaaaaaattaaaatcacaaatttgaaagacaaaaattaaaaagggaaaaaagataaatatacccccgaactatcttaaatggtatgcagataccctccgtcatacttttgggacattggtgcccctgtcgtccaaaaatgaaaaactaaacAGGGACATgtggcacaatcttatccgtcaatctgatatttaataaatgtcgggtcggtggataagattatgacaaaTATATCTCCGTTAGTATACAgtgtatatatgctctagtttttggacaaTAGCGGCACAATACcccaaaagtataacggagTGTATCTGTatatcatttacgatagttcaagggtatttttgtccCTTTTCCCAATTAAAAATCACCCAAAATAGGAGCATTAGTGTGAATGACCTTATCTCACCATGACGCATGTATGACCAAATACAGAAGCTAGGGCCCAATGACCCAAGGTCCGAAGAACCCAGGCCCAATAGTTAAGCTAGTCATCTTTCATCATTATTTTTCTGAGATTTGTGTtccaaatttaaataattacgTAGTAGGTTTAATTAATTAGGGGAGCCCTTTTGCTATTCTTCATCATTTTATGTATGAGAAAGAATTAAcctaaataacaataaaaaaataattaaataattattatttaatcacTTAAACTAAACATGATTGGTAAATCTGACCGACTATTTGACTAAAGATTCTTTTTAGAACGATTCCAGACAAAGCTCAacagaaaataacattttaaacATGAATACAAGAGCAATAAAGTACTGTTACCAATTTGGGACCACAACCttaaatgaagaaataagaGAACCCAATGCTACTTGAAATATCAAAAGTGCTACTTGCAAATTTTCAAATTAGTTGACTAATACTACTCCTTAATGAACTGTATTTAATAAATTGGATAATGGAACTTCTATGTACTTTTCTAAAGAATATTCAAATGATTTGTTTGTTGAGACAAATGTATTATTGTATTAAATCAGTTAGTATCATATAAACTATACCCCACATGCAGTTGGTTGTGTCTGTACGTAAATATCCATACTTAAATTACTCAAACAAAtattttgtgaaaaaattaaagtgaattTTGGCAGTATAAACCTCttaagaaaagaagtaaaatatcATAATCAAACTTAGTTCAACTTCTAAGGTGGATGGACGCTGACCTATATAACAacctattaatttaaatttggtaACCTAAAAAATGTTGTTATAATGACTTGCTATAATCGATGAAAAATACACTAACCAtttataagaaatatttcaCACTATCAATTGATATAAGTTAAATCCTTAAATGTTATGAAAAGACAAAATTGCATCGACCTACAAACTTACACAGacctaaaaaagaaataatccgCTATGGACATAGATCCAGAACTTGTCCAGAAGAAAAAAGAACTAAGACGCAACCTTATGTGTGCTGCATGAGTTGAACTAAGAATTAAACTCCTATTTTCTTTCCTACTGAACATATTCTTAGTTTGATACGCAAGATAATGTGAATATTCTAGAATTCAGTAATATcgataataaaaataacatatttagtaaatattttagAATTAAGTTTGAAATTAGATTTATATTGTACTTTTAACTatttacaatataaattttatgggaccattttaaaaaaaattacatatatacacaaCTTAAGATattataatctctaaaattctttaccatttaagaaaataagtaaaatatcaTAAGCAAACTTAGTTTAACTTCTAAGGTGGACGTTGTACAATCATTTACATTATCAGGTTTGAGATGACTTATAACAACTTGTTAGAGAAAAAACCCAAAATAGTCTCTTATTTATGGGTTAAGATTTAAAGTTATTCTTGAGTTTTCACATGAAACActaatagtccctcatgtttgcaatatttgtGCAGTTTTGCTCCTTTCACaattttttccctattttttaaTGTTGATTTTGTCCACATTTTATATATGGAATGTTCAATCATCTTTTTATATacttaatagaaataataattccaTGTGAGAAGAAGAGCACCTAGTTCTGTTCAGTGGAAATACTATTGCAACTAAACTAAGTATACCTTTACATATGACgctgtaagaaaataaaattttgaactattgcaCATAAAATCAACGTGATAAACCTCTTGAATTTAGCTGCAATAATATTTCTACGGAACAGAACAAGGTGTTCTTCTTCTCACATTCTCTCACATGGAGTTATTATTAAtgctaaatatatttaaaaagatgattaaacattctataaataaaattgtgaataaaatcaatgttaaaaaataggcaaaaacTTTAGGAAGGACCAAAAGTGCATCAATATTGCAAACACGAGGGATTATTAGTGCTCCATATGAAATTTCAAGGATGACTTTGAATCTTAAACCAAAGATAAAAGgactattttgagttttttggtAACCTAAGAATATTGTAATACTGACTTGCtataattgattaaaaataCACTAACCGTTTAAGAAATATTTCACCTTATCAATTGGTATAAGTTAAATTCTTAAACATTATGAAAAGACAAAACTGCATCAACCTACGAACTTACACGGAGCTAAAGAAGGATATTATGGACGAAGGAGAAAATTATCCGTAATTCGTTATCTATTTAGAGACTATAACTGTAATGAAAATATTAGAGGCTATAATTGTAATGGAAATATCATATGGGAGAAGGAGTCCGGGCCGGCTGGTTGAGACCGATTTCTTTATTTGTTGGGGAGTTACTTTCAAATAAATCTGTCGCATTACAACCTTGCTTCCCActataattgttattgtagCACGCGTGTGGCGCACCCCAAAGGACCATGCAGGCTTGACATCATCTCCACTGTTATTGTGGCACGTGTGTGGCCCAGCCCATAGGGCCATGAGGACTTGACATCATCCCCACTGTTATTGTAGCACATGTGTGGCCGCATGGCCCTATGCCCATTGTTATTGTAGCACATGTGTGGCCCAGCCCATAGGGCCATGCAGACTTGACATCAGCCCAACTGTTATTGCAACAAATGTGTGGCACAGCCCATAGGGTCATGTAGACTTGACATCAGCCCCACTGTTATTATAGCACATGTGTGGTACAGCCCATAGGGTCATGCAGACTTGACATCATCCCCACTGTTATTGTAGCATGTGTGTATGTAGCCCAGCCCATAGGGTCATGCGGACTTGACATCATCCCAGTGTATGTAGCCCAGCCCATAGGGTCATGCGGACTTGACATCATCCCAGTGTTATTGTAGCATGTGTGGCCAGCCCATAGGGCCATGAGGACTTGACATCATCCCCACTTTCCTCAGTTAATCACTGGAGGTCCTTCGTGAACCCGCTATAGACATGGGATCCAAAACTTGtgaaattaggtcttaggcctaactcacacttGAAAAGTTGGCTCAAATGGAGAAGGATTGCCAAAGTCTTATAAGGAGTCAatccatctcattaaccacaaatgtgggacttttgtcgtTCTTTGACACCCtacctcacgcccagtgcttagcatctggtgcctctgataccatgttaaataaGGTGTttggcctaactcacaccccaaaagttagctcaaagCTAGGAGGATTGCTCAATTCTTATAAGGAATCAAcacatctcattaaccaccaatgtgagacttttgtcattctttaacagaACTTGTCCAAAAGAATAAAACACAAAGATGCAACCTTATCTGTGCTAGCTGCATGAGTTGGTGAATTAATTATAAACTcacttatttttttgaaaatattttgtttcctACTGAACATATCCTTCGTTTAATACAGAAAGATAAAGTTAATATTCTAGgattcatcaacaacaacacatCCAGTAAATATTTTAGAATTAAGTTTGGAATTAAACTTATACAACAATTAAATTTATACTTTCGATCAAATACAATGCAAATTTTATGGGATAATTTTATCTACTAACCAAACGCAAAACGACAACCAAAGTGATTTCCAGTCTGGGCATTTTGTGTGTCCCTAGTCTGATTTAGATGTTCACTGGAGACCACATTGTGGACTTTATTGGTATAAGTGGAGCTGCCAATCATTTATAAGATGATGGTGGAGATATTTGTATCACTGACGTCTTTGACACGGATTAAATGGAGAAAGAAAGTTAACAAATAGCATTTGATTTCCTCACGTAACTACGTGACAATTTaagtagaaaaagaaaataattgatagttaaattgtaaaatttagaaaaaaaaacaatagtttaatatgtttttaagaTTAACTCTCTGATTTACCATCACTATTCAACTTAAGTGGTATCGATCTAGGGAAGTATAAAATttggttttaaataaaatataatccaTCCACatacaaaaaagataaaatttgtGTAGCAATATCTTTGTATATGTTAGTATATATCAAGTTGACATCCTTCAATAAAGGGTGTGTCTATCAGCATCGTCCCCACTTCTTTCATTAACTTTAGAGAAATCTTTGAGCACGGGTTGACTACACGTCTTTgaattactttaatttaaacttTACATCCATCATTAGTACAAGTTAAAATAGTTGGTGTTTGATTAGAATTTATAGTATTATATGTATAAACCCACAAGATTCACCCTTAtgtctataaaaaaatattatttccgTCTCAAAATAAGCGTCACCTTGGCAAAATCAAATTATCTCCAAATAAGTGTTTATTTTAGTAATTCAAGACACAAAAAGTTGTATGTTTTTCCAAGTATAGTACCGTTATACTTCATCTTCTTAATCGTGTTCAATTTTTGAAGAGATGTTTATTAAATAAGGTATAGTAAACTACACAttgtattaatgattttttaatgaATGTGATTTTTACTAAGATCACACTTATTTTGAGATGAAGAGAGTATAACGTATGACAAAGTAAGTGCCTTTAGAGCTAGATCTGAGGAAAAGTAGCAGAAATAAAGTAGGATTGCGGTTGGTTAAAAAGAACCACTTTTTATTTATCTGTACCTGCTGCTACTTTATGCTCCATTTTAGCTTCCCGAGGAGTATATAAAGCAGCAAGGAGAGAGTTAAAAATAGGATAGAAGCCATGGAAAAGAAAACAGCAAGTTTTAGAGACGATGATAGTGAGAAAGAGCCTGAAATTAACTACAGAGGAGTGAAAGCCATGCCATTTATCATTGGTAAGCATTTTCCTTGTTTCTAGCTATCTTGCTGATTTAAAAAGGTTATTACTAAGTTAAACAATTGGCATCATGAGTTGCTTCATATGTTGTTTATAGGAAATGAAACCTTTGAGAAACTTGGAGCAATTGGGACACTGTCCAACTTGTTGATATACCTCACATCAGTTTTCAACTTGAAGCATATCTCAGCTGTTACTTTGATCAATGTTTTCAATGGAACCACAAATTTCGCCACTTTGCTTGGAGCTTTCTTATCGGATACTTACTTTGGTCGTTACAAAACATTGGGATTTTCATCCATTACTTCATTTCTGGTACTAATTATAACAATTCTTGAAAGGTTGGTCAAGTGAAAGAAAATTAATCTTGAAAAACTGATTTAGTTGTTTCTTGTTTGTAGGGGTTGTTTGTGATAGCATTAACAGCAGTATTCAAGAAATTGCATCCTCCTCACTGTGAATCCAAAGATATCAGCCAATGTATAGGACCAACAGGATGGCAAATGGCGTTCTTGTTGAGTGGATTCGGGCTACTGATTATAGGAGCAGCTGGAATTAGGCCATGTAATTTAGCTTTTGGGGCAGACCAATTCAATCCCAATACAG
Protein-coding regions in this window:
- the LOC125860470 gene encoding protein NRT1/ PTR FAMILY 2.11-like isoform X1; this encodes MEVDKVHAKEKPKYGGIKAMPFIIGNETFEKLGTLGTSSNLLVYLTTVFHMKSINATNLVNVFNGTCNFGTLLGAFLCDTYLGRYKTLGIASISSFTGMLFLTLTAAISKLHPLHCGTAENSICLEPTTGQLAFLLCGFGFLVVGASGIRPCNLAFGADQFDPNTESGRRGINSFFNWYYFTFTFAMMISLTVIVYIQSSVSWAIGLAIPTFLMFLSCVFFFVGTKIYVHILPEGSPLTSMVQVLVAAIQKRRLKLPEQPQNTLFNHVSSKSINSELPYTDQFRFLNKASILSPADKTNEDGSAVDPWRLCSIQQVEEVKCVVRVFPIWTAGLIYYVFLVQMQTYVVFQTLQSDRSLYSASKFKIPAASYSVFSMLSLSIWIPIYDRIIVPFLRKITKKEAGITVLQKMGIGLVIAVLTMLVSAVVETRRRDIALRHPTLGIEPRRGGISAMSANWLIPQLALAGLSEAFTIIAQVEFFYKQFPENMRSFAGSFLFCGFALANYMSSLLITIVHKTTRISDTENWLAEDLNKGRLDYFYYLVAALEVLDFGYFLICAKWYKYKGTQNDQNLEVSMDKLQPTKPLV
- the LOC125860470 gene encoding protein NRT1/ PTR FAMILY 2.11-like isoform X2, with protein sequence MEVDKVHAKEKPKYGGIKAMPFIIGNETFEKLGTLGTSSNLLVYLTTVFHMKSINATNLVNVFNGTCNFGTLLGAFLCDTYLGRYKTLGIASISSFTGMLFLTLTAAISKLHPLHCGTAENSICLEPTTGQLAFLLCGFGFLVVGASGIRPCNLAFGADQFDPNTESGRRGINSFFNCPLTSMVQVLVAAIQKRRLKLPEQPQNTLFNHVSSKSINSELPYTDQFRFLNKASILSPADKTNEDGSAVDPWRLCSIQQVEEVKCVVRVFPIWTAGLIYYVFLVQMQTYVVFQTLQSDRSLYSASKFKIPAASYSVFSMLSLSIWIPIYDRIIVPFLRKITKKEAGITVLQKMGIGLVIAVLTMLVSAVVETRRRDIALRHPTLGIEPRRGGISAMSANWLIPQLALAGLSEAFTIIAQVEFFYKQFPENMRSFAGSFLFCGFALANYMSSLLITIVHKTTRISDTENWLAEDLNKGRLDYFYYLVAALEVLDFGYFLICAKWYKYKGTQNDQNLEVSMDKLQPTKPLV